The following proteins come from a genomic window of Gossypium raimondii isolate GPD5lz chromosome 5, ASM2569854v1, whole genome shotgun sequence:
- the LOC105769269 gene encoding probable inactive receptor kinase At2g26730: MVVNFSFVFLVSVLILCLGVTSEPVQDKQALLAFLSKTKHSNRIQWNSSTSACNWVGVQCDANRSFVYTLRLPAVGLVGSIPPNTIGRLNQLRVLSLRANGLFGEIPADFSNLTLLRSLYLQDNAFTGPFPPSLTGLTRLSRLDLSSNNFTGPIPFGVNNLTQLTGLFLQNNRFSGSLPSINSDGLNEFDVANNSLNGSIPDTLSKYDASSFAGNLGLCGGPLPPCNPFFPSPAPSPSEPISPSTSGKKSRNLSTGAIIGIAVGSAFAALLLLLFLILCLRKRQRQPSKQQKPVAAGARAVPPAEAGTSSSKDDITGASTEGERNKLVFFEGGVYSFDLEDLLRASAEVLGKGSVGTSYKAVLEEGTTVVVKRLKDVAVSKKEFEMHMETLGKIRHENVVPLRAFYYSKDEKLLVSDFMRDGSLSALLHGSRGSGRTPLGWDNRMRIALSTARGLAHLHVSGKVVHGNIKASNVLLRSDQDACISDFGLNPLFGNSTPPSRVAGYRAPEVLETRKVTFKSDVYSFGVLLLELLTGKAPNQASLGEEGIDLPRWVQSVVREEWTAEVFDVELMRYHSIEEEMVQLLQIAMTCVSTVPDQRPSMQEVVRMIEEMNRVETDDGLRQSSDDPSKGSDGQTPPTESRTTPRSTTP; encoded by the exons ATGGTTGTAAATTTTAGctttgtttttttagtttcGGTCCTGATATTGTGTTTGGGAGTGACCTCAGAGCCAGTTCAAGACAAGCAAGCTCTCCTTGCGTTCCTTTCAAAGACCAAACACTCGAACCGGATCCAATGGAACTCATCAACTTCAGCCTGCAATTGGGTCGGCGTCCAATGCGATGCGAACCGCTCTTTTGTTTATACTCTTAGGCTCCCAGCTGTGGGTCTCGTTGGCTCGATTCCGCCTAACACCATCGGTCGGTTAAACCAACTCCGAGTTTTGAGTCTCCGAGCTAACGGTTTATTCGGTGAGATCCCTGCCGACTTCTCCAATTTGACTCTCCTCCGTAGCCTTTATTTGCAAGATAACGCCTTCACAGGCCCGTTCCCACCCAGTTTGACCGGTTTAACTCGTTTGTCACGGCTTGATCTTTCTTCCAATAATTTCACGGGTCCAATCCCTTTTGGGGTCAACAATTTGACTCAGCTGACAGGGTTATTCTTGCAAAACAACAGATTTTCCGGTTCTCTTCCGAGCATCAACTCCGACGGTTTGAATGAGTTCGATGTTGCTAATAACAGCTTAAACGGTTCCATTCCCGATACGCTATCTAAATACGATGCGTCTTCATTCGCCGGAAACCTTGGCCTTTGCGGTGGCCCACTCCCGCCTTGTAACCCATTTTTCCCTTCGCCGGCACCATCTCCTTCCGAGCCCATTTCGCCCTCAACATCTGGTAAAAAGTCTAGAAACCTTTCCACCGGCGCCATCATTGGTATTGCCGTGGGGTCGGCATTCGCAGCGTTACTATTACTGTTATTCCTCATTCTTTGCCTCCGGAAGCGGCAACGGCAGCCGTCGAAGCAGCAGAAGCCGGTTGCGGCCGGCGCAAGGGCGGTTCCGCCGGCGGAGGCGGGAACCTCCTCGTCGAAAGATGATATCACCGGAGCATCAACAGAAGGGGAAAGGAATAAGCTGGTGTTCTTCGAAGGTGGCGTTTATAGCTTCGATCTGGAGGATTTGTTAAGGGCTTCAGCTGAAGTATTGGGAAAAGGTAGTGTCGGAACATCGTACAAGGCGGTGCTAGAAGAAGGGACGACGGTGGTCGTTAAACGGTTAAAAGACGTTGCCGTGAGTAAAAAGGAGTTCGAAATGCACATGGAAACGTTGGGCAAAATCAGGCATGAAAACGTGGTTCCTTTAAGAGCATTTTATTACtccaaagatgaaaaattgCTCGTTTCCGACTTCATGCGCGACGGTAGCTTGTCTGCCCTGCTTCACG GTAGTAGAGGCTCAGGCCGAACTCCGTTAGGTTGGGACAACAGGATGAGAATAGCGTTGAGCACGGCTAGGGGTTTAGCCCATCTCCATGTTTCCGGGAAGGTGGTGCACGGCAACATTAAGGCCTCCAACGTCCTTCTCCGATCAGACCAAGATGCTTGCATCTCTGACTTCGGTCTCAATCCTTTGTTCGGCAACTCCACCCCACCTAGTCGTGTTGCAGGCTACCGAGCACCTGAAGTGCTTGAAACCCGAAAAGTTACTTTCAAGTCTGATGTGTATAGCTTTGGAGTGTTGTTGCTAGAGTTATTAACCGGCAAAGCACCTAATCAAGCATCGTTAGGCGAAGAAGGGATCGATCTTCCTCGTTGGGTCCAATCCGTGGTTCGGGAAGAATGGACGGCCGAAGTTTTCGACGTGGAATTGATGAGATATCACAGCATCGAAGAGGAAATGGTGCAACTATTACAAATCGCGATGACTTGTGTGTCAACGGTGCCAGATCAAAGACCCTCCATGCAAGAAGTGGTACGCatgattgaagaaatgaatAGAGTGGAAACAGACGACGGATTACGACAATCATCTGATGATCCTTCGAAAGGATCAGACGGACAAACTCCTCCCACAGAATCAAGGACCACACCTCGCTCCACCACTCCTTGA
- the LOC105769186 gene encoding ABC transporter G family member 32 yields the protein MWNSAENVFSRSASFREEDEEEEALRWAALERLPTYARVRRGIFRNMVGDSKEVDVSELELTDQRLLLERLVKSAEDDPEQFFDRMRKRIEAVDLKFPKIEVRFQNLTVESFVHVGSRALPTIPNFIFNMAEAFLRQLRMYQGRRSKLTILDDCSGIVRPSRLTLLLGPPSSGKTTLLLALAGRLGTHLQMSGEVTYNGHGLKEFVPPRTSAYVSQQDWHVAEMTVRETLEFAGRCQGVGSKYDMLVELARREKNAGIKPDEDLDIFMKSLALGGNETSLVVEYIMKILGLDLCADTLVGDEMLKGISGGQKKRLTTGELLVGPARVLFMDEISNGLDSSTTYQIIKYLRHSTCALDGTTVISLLQPAPETYQLFDDVILLCEGQIVYQGPLEEALDFFAFMGFKCPERKNVADFLQEVLSKKDQQQYWSLPFQPYRYITPGKFSEAFRSYQTGKNLYEELSIPFDKRYSHPAALSTSRYGVKKNELLKTNFNWQMLLMKRNSFIYVFKFIQLFIVALITMSVFMRTVLHHNTIDDGGLYLGALYFSMVIILFNGFTEVSMLVAKLPVLYKHRDLHFYPTWAYTLPSWLLSIPTSLYESGFWVAISYYVIGYDPNLTRFLRQFLLYFCLHQMSIALFRVIGSLGRNMIVANTFGSFAMLVVMALGGYIISRDHIPSWWIWGYWVSPLMYAQNAASVNEFLGHSWNKRAGNYTNFSLGEALLRARSYFPESCWYWIGVGALLGYTVLLNILFTFFLANLNPLGKQQAVFSKEELQERDNRRKGENVTELRHYLQYSSSVNGNYFKHRGMVLPFQPLSMSFSNINYFVEIPVELKQQGITEDRLQLLVDVTGAFRPSVLTALVGVSGAGKTTLMDVLAGRKTGGVIEGSINISGYPKRQETFARISGYCEQNDIHSPCLTILESLLFSAWLRLPSDVDLEIQRAFVEEVMELVELTPLSGALVGLPGVDGLSTEQRKRLTIAVELVANPSIVFMDEPTTGLDARSAAIVMRTVRNIVNTGRTIVCTIHQPSIDIFESFDELLFMKRGGELIYAGPLGPNSSELIKYFEAVEGVPKIRPGYNPAAWMLEVTSTAEENRLGLDFADIYRRSNLFQRNRELVENLSKPSSNSKELNFPSKYSQSFFEQFLTCLWKQNLSYWRNPQYTAVKFFYTIVISLMLGTICWKFGSQRESQQDLFNAMGSMYAAVLFIGITNATAVQPVVSIERFVSYRERAAGMYSGLAFAFAQVAIEFPYVFAQSVIYCSIFYSMASFEWTALKFIWYIFFMYSTLLYFTFYGMMTTAVTPNHNVAAIIAAPFYMLWNLFSGFMIPHKRIPIWWRWYYWANPIAWSLYGLVVSQYADDERAVKSSDGVHSMPTRQLLEQVFGYRHDFLVIAALMVAFFVIFFGMIFAFAIKAFNFQRR from the exons ATGTGGAACTCGGCGGAGAATGTGTTCTCCAGGTCGGCTTCGTTCAGGGAGGAAGATGAGGAGGAGGAGGCACTGAGGTGGGCGGCGCTGGAGAGGTTGCCAACTTACGCTCGAGTTCGAAGGGGAATCTTTAGGAACATGGTTGGCGACTCCAAAGAAGTGGATGTGAGCGAGCTCGAGTTAACCGATCAAAGACTTTTACTCGAACGGCTCGTTAAATCTGCCGAGGATGATCCTGAACAGTTCTTTGATCGTATGAGGAAACGAATCGAGGC AGTAGATTTGAAATTCCCGAAGATTGAGGTTCGGTTTCAGAATCTGACTGTTGAATCTTTTGTTCATGTTGGGAGCAGAGCATTGCCAACAATCcccaattttatctttaatatgGCAGAG GCATTTTTGAGACAATTGCGTATGTATCAAGGAAGGAGAAGTAAGTTAACTATATTAGACGATTGTAGTGGGATTGTAAGGCCTTCAAG ATTAACGCTACTATTAGGTCCTCCAAGTTCTGGAAAGACAACGTTACTGTTGGCTCTGGCTGGACgccttggaactcatttgcag ATGTCAGGGGAAGTTACATATAATGGACATGGGCTAAAGGAATTCGTTCCTCCAAGGACATCTGCTTATGTGAGCCAACAGGACTGGCATGTGGCAGAAATGACTGTGAGGGAAACACTTGAATTTGCAGGACGGTGTCAAGGTGTTGGATCTAAATATG ACATGCTTGTGGAACTTGcaagaagagaaaagaatgcTGGGATAAAACCTGATGAAGATCTTGATATCTTTATGAAG TCACTAGCTTTGGGGGGAAACGAGACAAGCCTCGTGGTTGAATACATCATGAAG ATTTTAGGGTTGGATCTATGTGCCGATACATTGGTGGGAGATGAAATGCTTAAAGGGATATCCGGTGGCCAGAAAAAGCGGCTTACAACAG GTGAATTACTAGTTGGGCCAGCCAGGGTGTTGTTCATGGATGAAATTTCGAATGGGCTCGACAGTTCTACTacttatcaaattattaaatacttGAGACATTCAACCTGTGCACTCGATGGGACTACTGTGATTTCTCTGCTTCAACCAGCTCCTGAAACTTACCAGTTGTTTGATGATGTTATACTTTTATGTGAGGGCCAGATTGTATACCAGGGGCCTCTTGAGGAGGCCCTTGATTTCTTTGCTTTTATGGGATTTAAGTGTCCTGAAAGAAAGAATGTGGCAGACTTCTTGCAAGAG GTTTTGTCGAAAAAGGATCAACAACAGTATTGGTCTCTTCCTTTCCAGCCTTATCGTTACATTACTCCAGGAAAATTTTCTGAAGCTTTCCGATCCTATCAAACTGGGAAGAATTTGTACGAGGAACTAAGCATTCCATTTGATAAGCGTTATAGCCATCCAGCAGCACTGTCAACTTCTCGCTATGGAGTGAAGAAGAATGAACTTCTTAAAACCAACTTTAATTGGCAGATGCTACTGATGAAACGGAATTCATTTATctatgttttcaaatttattcag CTTTTTATTGTTGCACTAATCACAATGAGCGTTTTTATGCGGACTGTGCTGCATCACAATACAATCGATGATGGAGGATTGTATCTAGGGGCACTTTACTTTTCCATGGTCATTATTCTTTTCAATGGATTTACGGAAGTTTCAATGTTGGTGGCCAAACTTCCTGTTCTTTATAAGCACAGGGATTTGCATTTCTATCCAACTTGGGCTTATACGCTGCCTTCTTGGCTGCTAAGTATTCCAACTTCCCTCTATGAGTCTGGTTTCTGGGTGGCAATTTCATACTACGTAATTGGTTATGATCCTAACCTCACCAG ATTTCTTCGGCAGTTCTTGTTATATTTCTGTCTGCACCAGATGTCTATAGCTCTTTTTCGTGTGATAGGCTCCTTGGGAAGAAATATGATAGTTGCCAACACCTTTGGATCTTTTGCCATGTTGGTGGTCATGGCTCTTGGAGGATATATCATTTCAAGAG ATCATATCCCTAGCTGGTGGATCTGGGGTTATTGGGTTTCTCCTTTGATGTATGCTCAAAATGCAGCCTCTGTCAATGAATTCCTTGGACATTCTTGGAATAAG AGAGCTGGAAACTACACTAACTTCTCACTGGGTGAGGCACTGTTGAGAGCACGCAGCTATTTTCCAGAGAGCTGCTGGTATTGGATTGGTGTTGGTGCTTTGCTTGGATATACAGTTTTGCTCAATATTCTATTTACATTCTTTCTAGCTAACCTTAACC CTCTGGGGAAGCAACAGGCAGTTTTCTCCAAGGAAGAGCTGCAAGAGAGAGACAATAGAAGGAAGGGTGAAAATGTAACTGAGCTGAGACATTATTTGCAATATTCAAGCTCAGTAAATG GAAACTATTTTAAGCACAGAGGCATGGTTCTCCCATTTCAACCACTTTCTATGTCTTTCAGCAATATAAATTACTTTGTGGAGATCCCTGTG GAGTTGAAGCAACAAGGTATAACTGAAGACAGATTGCAGTTGTTGGTTGATGTTACTGGAGCATTTAGACCTAGTGTACTTACAGCTTTGGTTGGTGTCAGTGGTGCTGGTAAAACTACACTCATGGACGTTTTAGCTGGTCGGAAAACTGGAGGGGTCATAGAAGGGAGCATAAATATATCTGGTTATCCGAAAAGGCAAGAGACTTTTGCAAGAATTTCAGGTTATTGCGAGCAGAATGATATTCATTCTCCTTGTTTGACCATTCTGGAATCACTTCTGTTCTCTGCTTGGCTTCGATTACCATCGGATGTTGACTTGGAGATACAAAGG GCATTTGTTGAGGAGGTGATGGAACTTGTGGAGCTCACTCCATTAAGTGGGGCATTGGTTGGTCTGCCAGGCGTTGATGGCTTGTCCACTGAACAGCGGAAAAGGTTAACTATTGCTGTTGAACTTGTCGCCAACCCATCTATAGTCTTCATGGATGAGCCTACAACGGGATTGGATGCTAGATCTGCTGCCATCGTGATGAGGACTGTGAGAAATATTGTGAATACCGGACGAACAATTGTGTGCACTATCCATCAGCCCAGCATAGACATTTTTGAATCCTTTGACGAg CTTTTATTTATGAAACGTGGAGGAGAGCTCATATATGCTGGTCCACTAGGCCCCAACTCTAGCGAACTCATAAAGTATTTTGAG GCAGTTGAAGGAGTGCCTAAGATCAGACCTGGCTACAATCCTGCTGCTTGGATGCTTGAGGTTACTTCTACAGCTGAAGAAAACCGTTTGGGTTTGGACTTTGCAGACATTTATCGAAGATCTAATCTATTTCA ACGCAACAGGGAGTTGGTTGAAAATCTGAGCAAGCCAAGTAGTAATTCAAAAGAATTGAACTTTCCATCCAAGTATTCCCAGTCATTTTTTGAACAGTTTTTAACTTGTCTTTGGAAGCAAAATCTATCTTATTGGCGAAACCCCCAATACACAGCTGTTAAATTCTTCTACACCATTGTCATTTCGTTGATGCTTGGAACAATATGCTGGAAATTCGGTTCACAAAG GGAGAGCCAGCAAGATTTGTTCAATGCAATGGGGTCGATGTATGCGGCAGTCCTCTTCATTGGTATTACAAATGCAACTGCTGTTCAACCTGTTGTGTCCATTGAGAGATTCGTTTCATACAGAGAAAGAGCCGCAGGAATGTATTCAGGCCTAGCCTTTGCTTTTGCTCAG GTTGCTATCGAGTTCCCTTATGTATTTGCACAGTCGGTAATTTATTGTTCGATATTCTACTCTATGGCCTCATTTGAGTGGACTGCTTTGAAATTCATTTGGTACATATTCTTTATGTACTCAACTCTGTTATACTTCACCTTCTATGGAATGATGACTACTGCTGTCACACCAAATCACAATGTGGCTGCTATCATCGCGGCTCCGTTTTATATGCTTTGGAACCTTTTTAGCGGCTTTATGATTCCCCACAAG AGAATTCCCATTTGGTGGAGATGGTATTACTGGGCAAATCCCATAGCGTGGAGTTTGTACGGCCTCGTGGTTTCACAATACGCTGATGATGAAAGGGCGGTGAAATCATCAGATGGAGTGCACTCAATGCCTACAAGACAGTTACTGGAACAAGTGTTCGGGTATCGCCATGATTTCTTGGTAATAGCTGCTTTAATGGTAGCCTTTTTCGTCATCTTCTTCGGAATGATTTTCGCTTTTGCAATAAAAGCCTTCAACTTCCAGAGGAGATAA